From the Longimicrobium sp. genome, one window contains:
- a CDS encoding type IV pilus twitching motility protein PilT, with product MTIATESVRVVQRSVNLRSLLEEMIERGASDLHITAGERPKLRVDGHITDSGSDYVLTPKDTLQLTYSILTENQKKRFETEDELDFSFGIQNLARFRGNVYRQRGCVALAIRQIPFKISTMEELRLPPVVSKFAEKPRGLVLVTGPTGSGKSTTLAAIIDKINRERRGHILTIEDPIEFIHRHQACMVNQREVGSDTQSFARALKYALRQDPDVILVGEMRDLETIQAALTIAETGHLCLATLHTNSCAETINRVIDVFPAHQQPQVRAQLAFVLEGVLTQQLLPKTRGRGRVMAAEIMVCTPAIRACIRDDKVHQIYSIMQAGKKHGMQTLNDALKELYLQREVSLDEALKRSSDPNEFLQLVGEPVPA from the coding sequence ATGACCATCGCCACCGAGTCCGTCCGCGTAGTCCAGCGGAGCGTCAACCTGCGCTCGCTCCTGGAGGAGATGATCGAGCGCGGGGCCAGCGACCTGCACATCACCGCGGGCGAGCGCCCCAAGCTGCGCGTGGACGGGCACATCACCGACAGCGGCAGCGACTACGTGCTCACGCCCAAGGACACGCTGCAGCTCACCTACTCGATCCTCACCGAGAACCAGAAGAAGCGCTTCGAGACCGAGGACGAGCTGGACTTCTCGTTCGGGATCCAGAACCTGGCGCGCTTCCGCGGCAACGTGTACCGGCAGCGCGGGTGCGTGGCGCTGGCCATCCGGCAGATCCCCTTCAAGATCTCCACGATGGAGGAGCTGCGCCTGCCGCCGGTGGTCTCCAAGTTCGCCGAGAAGCCGCGCGGGCTGGTGCTGGTCACCGGCCCCACGGGCTCGGGGAAGTCGACCACGCTGGCGGCCATCATCGACAAGATCAACCGCGAGCGGCGCGGCCACATCCTCACCATCGAAGACCCGATCGAGTTCATCCACCGCCACCAGGCGTGCATGGTGAACCAGCGCGAGGTGGGGAGCGACACGCAGAGCTTCGCCCGCGCGCTCAAGTACGCGCTGCGCCAGGACCCCGACGTGATCCTGGTGGGCGAGATGCGCGACCTGGAGACGATCCAGGCGGCGCTCACCATCGCCGAGACGGGCCACCTGTGCCTGGCCACGCTGCACACCAACAGCTGCGCCGAGACCATCAACCGCGTGATCGACGTCTTCCCCGCGCACCAGCAGCCGCAGGTGCGGGCGCAGCTGGCGTTCGTGCTGGAGGGGGTGCTCACGCAGCAGCTGCTGCCCAAGACGCGCGGCCGCGGCCGGGTGATGGCGGCCGAGATCATGGTGTGCACCCCGGCGATCCGCGCCTGCATCCGCGACGACAAGGTGCACCAGATCTACTCGATCATGCAGGCCGGGAAGAAGCACGGGATGCAGACGCTGAACGACGCGCTGAAGGAGCTCTACCTCCAGCGCGAGGTGAGCCTGGACGAGGCCCTGAAGCGCAGCTCGGACCCGAACGAGTTCCTGCAGCTCGTGGGGGAGCCGGTCCCGGCGTAG